Proteins encoded together in one Thermococcus gammatolerans EJ3 window:
- a CDS encoding complex I subunit 5 family protein: MFEVTLTFSLDRISVLFALNVAILGIAALIGSLKYMEIYRFKPKIPYYPTLLIFIAAMLLIPMVQDWLSFLFLWEIMTLASYFLIIYDWPEENVKRAGWKYFVTMHLFDTSPLMLAVTLYYAGQGTFNFGPISEYKTAIVALFLLGFAAKAGLFPLHFWLPDAHPAAPSPVSALMSGAMVELGIYGSIRVLDAVNWSVPGWIAWLVGAMAVLSMLSAILTYPHQTDVKRLFAWSTIDNIGWMYAFLLAGLLGVAGIEKGVSYYVLAHGLAKGAAFLTTGALLYVFGTRNLDEMKGMINSDQTTAGLLIASIFALEGVPPFNLFLNKVEAIKTLFQVNGWLALFVGLEWVIAFIIFLRTIHAYVISDGKPELRRKLPVSIAIAVIILLILSLASQFVCNYVWTRW; this comes from the coding sequence ATGTTCGAGGTGACGCTTACATTCTCACTCGACAGGATTTCAGTCCTCTTCGCGCTGAACGTCGCGATACTCGGAATAGCGGCGCTGATAGGGTCGTTGAAGTACATGGAAATCTACCGCTTCAAGCCGAAGATACCCTACTACCCGACCCTGCTCATCTTCATAGCCGCAATGCTCCTCATTCCGATGGTCCAGGACTGGCTGAGCTTCCTCTTCCTCTGGGAGATAATGACGCTCGCCTCGTACTTCCTCATAATCTACGACTGGCCCGAGGAGAACGTTAAGAGGGCGGGATGGAAGTACTTCGTAACGATGCACCTCTTCGACACCTCACCGCTCATGCTCGCGGTCACGCTCTACTACGCCGGCCAGGGCACCTTCAACTTCGGCCCGATAAGCGAGTACAAAACTGCCATAGTTGCCCTCTTCCTCCTCGGATTCGCGGCCAAGGCCGGCCTCTTCCCGCTCCACTTCTGGCTACCTGACGCCCACCCGGCCGCCCCAAGCCCCGTCTCGGCTTTGATGAGCGGCGCGATGGTAGAGCTCGGCATCTACGGGAGCATAAGAGTCCTGGATGCGGTGAACTGGAGCGTTCCTGGCTGGATAGCCTGGCTCGTCGGGGCAATGGCGGTCTTGAGCATGCTCTCGGCGATACTCACCTACCCCCACCAGACGGACGTCAAGAGGCTCTTCGCCTGGTCTACAATAGACAACATCGGCTGGATGTACGCTTTCCTCCTCGCCGGATTACTCGGAGTTGCGGGAATCGAGAAGGGAGTGAGCTACTACGTTCTGGCTCACGGCCTTGCCAAGGGGGCCGCTTTCCTGACGACTGGTGCACTACTCTACGTCTTCGGCACGAGGAACCTGGACGAGATGAAAGGCATGATAAACTCCGACCAGACGACGGCGGGGCTCTTGATAGCTTCAATATTCGCCCTCGAAGGAGTTCCGCCGTTCAACCTGTTCCTCAACAAGGTTGAGGCCATTAAAACGCTCTTCCAGGTCAACGGATGGCTGGCGCTCTTCGTGGGGCTCGAATGGGTTATAGCGTTCATCATCTTCCTGAGAACAATCCACGCCTACGTGATAAGCGACGGAAAACCCGAGCTCAGGCGCAAACTGCCGGTTAGCATAGCCATAGCCGTGATAATCCTCCTGATTCTCTCGCTCGCGAGCCAGTTCGTGTGCAACTACGTGTGGACGAGGTGGTGA
- a CDS encoding hydrogenase 4 subunit D, translating into MEELFLLSFSIPLAAGLMLFKLDGKRADYFMLITVIITTLLNVLGVYEFCSSGMKTVHEALLTSKSLGEVYGVLIDPMSVAVGLVVSTAGLLFMLYAVDYMSPNNREHPVYEGKGRFYAWMVLFIGATLAFVYSSSVLQLLIFFEIMSLACWGVVSYYGSKKAKRSAYKAFIVTNFGAMIGLYTAVGVGITHLHNLSLFAYSSLESHLKLIVFLAVVIAAFTKSAQFPFYSWLPDAMVAPTPASAFLHGAAMVEMGVFLLARFIQFMQPIPREGFYVMAGLIIATQLICILMYPSQRDAKRLLAYSTIAESGLMYVALATAVLGMESGLQASVFQLFNHAYIKGLAFLTAGTFSYALGTLEMDRIRGLIKSPVVGYGWTFALLGLAGVPPFGVFFGKLGILSNANAMRESLLVLAMFALLLLDSAVFLMVSLKRVHSMVFSEGNERVEITPLMKVVMVILLILAIIAPYIAYPLVAKVGW; encoded by the coding sequence ATGGAAGAACTTTTCCTTCTTTCCTTCTCAATTCCTCTCGCCGCGGGGCTTATGCTGTTCAAACTCGATGGTAAGAGGGCAGATTATTTCATGCTCATCACTGTCATCATCACAACCCTCCTCAACGTCCTCGGGGTTTACGAGTTCTGCTCCTCGGGAATGAAAACCGTTCATGAGGCCCTGCTGACCTCAAAAAGTCTGGGCGAGGTTTACGGCGTTTTGATAGACCCTATGAGCGTTGCAGTCGGTTTGGTTGTATCGACCGCCGGACTGCTCTTCATGCTGTACGCGGTTGATTACATGAGTCCAAACAACAGGGAACATCCCGTTTATGAGGGTAAGGGACGCTTTTACGCCTGGATGGTGCTCTTCATAGGCGCGACCCTTGCCTTCGTGTACTCGTCGTCGGTTCTCCAGTTGCTGATATTCTTCGAGATAATGAGCCTCGCCTGTTGGGGTGTCGTGAGCTACTATGGAAGCAAGAAGGCCAAGCGGTCCGCTTACAAGGCCTTCATCGTCACTAACTTCGGCGCGATGATAGGTCTCTACACTGCCGTTGGCGTTGGAATTACACACCTCCACAATCTGAGCCTCTTCGCCTACTCCTCCCTCGAGAGCCACTTGAAGCTGATTGTGTTCCTGGCCGTTGTTATAGCGGCCTTCACGAAGAGCGCCCAGTTCCCATTCTACTCGTGGCTACCTGATGCGATGGTTGCCCCAACACCAGCGAGCGCCTTCCTCCACGGCGCGGCGATGGTCGAGATGGGTGTCTTCCTCCTCGCGAGGTTCATCCAGTTCATGCAGCCGATTCCAAGGGAAGGCTTCTACGTCATGGCGGGCCTGATAATCGCCACCCAGCTAATCTGCATCCTCATGTACCCCTCCCAGAGGGATGCGAAGAGACTCCTGGCCTATTCAACGATAGCCGAATCTGGCTTGATGTACGTCGCCCTCGCAACGGCCGTCCTCGGTATGGAGAGCGGTCTTCAGGCCTCGGTCTTTCAGTTATTCAACCACGCCTACATCAAGGGCTTAGCATTCCTCACCGCTGGAACCTTCAGCTACGCCCTCGGAACCCTTGAGATGGACAGGATAAGGGGACTAATTAAATCCCCGGTGGTCGGCTACGGCTGGACCTTTGCGCTCCTCGGTTTGGCCGGCGTTCCACCCTTCGGCGTGTTCTTTGGAAAGCTCGGCATACTCAGCAACGCGAACGCGATGAGGGAGAGCCTACTGGTGCTCGCAATGTTCGCCCTCCTCCTGCTGGACTCGGCGGTGTTTCTCATGGTGTCGCTGAAGAGGGTGCACTCGATGGTCTTCAGCGAAGGCAACGAGAGAGTCGAGATAACGCCACTGATGAAGGTCGTGATGGTAATCCTGCTGATACTGGCGATAATAGCCCCGTACATAGCCTACCCGCTGGTCGCTAAGGTGGGGTGGTGA
- a CDS encoding 4Fe-4S dicluster domain-containing protein — protein MARKTVFIDFSKCIECRACEVACEREHNGRSFINVFEWQEMAAMALNCRHCEKAPCVEVCPTNALYRDEDGAVLLAPQKCIGCLMCGIVCPFGIPELDVLDKIMMKCDLCSHRRAEGKLPACVETCPTDALLFGDFNDIQRMRRREFTEKAIEIAKKGERISLRAL, from the coding sequence ATGGCCAGGAAGACCGTCTTTATCGACTTTTCAAAGTGCATTGAGTGCCGCGCCTGTGAGGTCGCCTGTGAGAGGGAGCACAACGGCAGGTCCTTCATCAACGTCTTCGAGTGGCAGGAAATGGCCGCTATGGCCCTCAACTGCCGCCACTGTGAGAAGGCCCCGTGTGTCGAGGTCTGTCCCACCAACGCCCTATACCGCGACGAGGATGGAGCAGTCCTGCTCGCTCCCCAGAAGTGTATCGGCTGTCTCATGTGTGGCATAGTCTGCCCCTTCGGAATCCCTGAGCTGGACGTACTCGACAAGATAATGATGAAGTGCGACCTCTGCTCCCACAGGAGGGCCGAAGGAAAGCTCCCGGCCTGTGTAGAGACCTGCCCGACCGACGCACTCCTCTTCGGGGACTTCAACGATATACAGCGGATGAGAAGAAGGGAATTCACGGAGAAAGCGATAGAGATAGCCAAGAAGGGGGAGAGGATCTCCCTGAGAGCCCTCTGA
- the fdhF gene encoding formate dehydrogenase subunit alpha, giving the protein MKGVFPLEEKLVPVVCPYCGVGCRLYIKSLDGYPRGIEYAKDIPGISNENGKLCPKGNAVLEYLLAKDRLKKPLKATEQGKFVEISWSEAIKEVAERLRAYSKDDPNAMMFFGSARTFNEPNYLIQKLARMLGTNNVDHCARLCHSSTVSGLKAVFGAGAMTNTYKDIEEANVIFIIGHNYAETHPVGFRYVLKAKERGAKVIVADPRFTRTAWFADIFLQHYPGTDIALLNGMMHVIIKENLYDEDFVRRRCVGFDELARTVEKFTPEYVEKITGVPAELIVQAARTFATAGKGVITWAMGLTQHTHGHDNVRLAATLSAICGYQGKEGCGVSPMRGQNNVQGACDLGVLPNVFPGYQAVTDPEKRKFFEEFWGVELSGEVGLTVIEAAHAIEKGKVKAYYVMGENPVISDANTNHVLKALQKLEFMVVQDIVPTPTMEFADIVLPAAAMLENEGSLTNTERRVQWSFQALNPPGEARPDWWIVSEIGKAAGFSGDGARGFRYTSPEDILREINACTPQYRGITPERLKSNLAGIHWPCPSEDHPGTRVLYKERFLTPDGKAHLAAVDYRGPAEVPDEEYPFLLTTIRYVGHYHTLTMTGRSRALVKRWPEPLAEIHPEDAERLGIKTGDWIKIETRRGAYPVRAKVTRTVKKGVIAVPWHWGANVLTNDALDPVSKIPETKACACRIAKISEEEARELMKAVPKVIPEFEVVKG; this is encoded by the coding sequence ATGAAGGGGGTGTTCCCGTTGGAAGAAAAGCTCGTACCGGTCGTCTGTCCGTACTGCGGGGTTGGGTGCAGGCTGTACATAAAGAGCCTTGACGGCTACCCGCGGGGAATCGAGTACGCAAAGGACATACCGGGCATCTCAAACGAGAACGGAAAGCTCTGTCCGAAGGGCAACGCCGTTCTTGAGTACCTCCTGGCGAAGGACAGGCTCAAAAAGCCCCTGAAGGCAACGGAACAGGGCAAGTTCGTTGAGATAAGCTGGAGCGAGGCCATAAAGGAAGTCGCCGAGAGGCTTAGGGCGTACTCCAAGGACGACCCCAACGCGATGATGTTCTTCGGTTCGGCGAGAACCTTCAACGAGCCCAACTACCTCATCCAGAAGCTGGCCAGAATGCTCGGAACGAACAACGTTGACCACTGCGCTCGCTTGTGCCACTCCTCAACGGTCTCCGGCCTGAAGGCGGTCTTTGGCGCTGGGGCGATGACCAACACCTACAAGGACATCGAGGAGGCGAACGTAATCTTCATCATAGGCCACAACTACGCTGAAACCCACCCGGTTGGCTTCCGCTACGTCCTAAAGGCCAAGGAGAGGGGCGCAAAGGTCATCGTCGCCGACCCGAGGTTCACCAGAACCGCGTGGTTCGCGGACATATTCCTCCAGCACTATCCAGGAACCGACATAGCGCTTCTCAACGGCATGATGCACGTCATCATCAAGGAGAACCTCTACGACGAGGACTTCGTGAGGAGAAGGTGCGTCGGCTTCGACGAGCTGGCAAGAACCGTCGAGAAGTTCACACCAGAATACGTTGAGAAGATAACCGGCGTTCCGGCTGAACTCATAGTCCAGGCCGCGAGGACCTTCGCAACCGCCGGAAAGGGTGTCATAACCTGGGCGATGGGCCTGACCCAGCACACTCACGGCCACGACAACGTCAGGTTGGCCGCGACGCTCTCGGCAATATGCGGCTACCAGGGGAAGGAGGGCTGTGGAGTCTCGCCGATGCGCGGTCAGAACAACGTCCAGGGCGCGTGCGACCTCGGAGTCCTCCCGAACGTCTTCCCCGGTTACCAGGCAGTTACCGACCCCGAGAAGAGGAAGTTCTTCGAGGAGTTCTGGGGCGTCGAGCTGAGCGGTGAAGTCGGCCTCACCGTCATCGAAGCGGCCCACGCCATAGAGAAGGGCAAGGTGAAGGCCTACTACGTCATGGGCGAGAACCCGGTCATAAGCGACGCCAACACGAACCACGTTCTCAAAGCCCTCCAGAAGCTCGAGTTCATGGTCGTCCAGGACATAGTGCCGACTCCAACGATGGAGTTCGCCGACATAGTCCTGCCAGCGGCCGCGATGCTTGAGAACGAGGGTTCCCTCACCAACACGGAAAGAAGGGTGCAGTGGAGCTTCCAGGCGCTGAACCCGCCCGGAGAGGCGAGGCCCGACTGGTGGATAGTGAGCGAAATCGGAAAGGCCGCAGGGTTCTCCGGAGACGGGGCGAGAGGATTCAGGTACACCTCCCCTGAGGACATTCTCAGGGAAATCAACGCGTGCACGCCCCAGTACAGGGGCATAACGCCTGAGAGGCTCAAGAGCAACCTGGCAGGAATCCACTGGCCGTGTCCGAGCGAAGACCATCCGGGAACGAGGGTTCTCTACAAGGAGAGGTTCCTGACTCCAGACGGAAAAGCCCACCTCGCGGCGGTTGACTACAGGGGGCCAGCAGAGGTGCCGGACGAGGAGTACCCGTTCCTGCTCACGACAATCAGGTACGTCGGCCACTACCACACGCTCACGATGACGGGAAGGAGCAGGGCCCTCGTCAAGCGCTGGCCGGAGCCCTTGGCCGAGATACACCCAGAGGACGCCGAAAGGCTCGGCATAAAGACCGGCGACTGGATAAAGATAGAGACGAGGAGAGGTGCTTACCCGGTCAGGGCCAAGGTCACCAGGACCGTCAAGAAGGGAGTAATAGCTGTTCCCTGGCACTGGGGGGCAAACGTCCTCACCAACGACGCCCTCGACCCGGTCTCAAAGATACCCGAAACCAAGGCCTGCGCCTGCAGAATAGCGAAGATAAGCGAAGAGGAAGCGAGGGAGCTGATGAAGGCCGTTCCAAAGGTTATACCCGAGTTTGAGGTCGTGAAGGGGTGA
- a CDS encoding Coenzyme F420 hydrogenase/dehydrogenase, beta subunit C-terminal domain — protein MMPIGENLLGQFRGVYLARAKDEEILKRKVASGGAVTALLCYALDKGLVDGVVTSKRVKGFEGKAVVARNREELLEAAGNSWSIVPFAARIKAKIEEEDLRAVAIVCLPCQAQFFGQMRDFPILETDFGNRIKYIISLFCMGTFAFEAFLNYLRVRYGVRAEDIKDIRLGREFLEVHHDDTVLAIPLKEAYSYLQTGCLVCTDYAGLWSDISAGFVESEPGWTVLITRNVRGEELVKGAEKEDYIELRDGVHVLGDVLKRAREKVARAQRNMAQLF, from the coding sequence ATGATGCCAATCGGTGAAAACCTCCTCGGACAGTTTCGCGGTGTTTATCTTGCCCGGGCGAAGGACGAGGAGATACTCAAGAGGAAGGTCGCGAGCGGTGGGGCGGTAACGGCGCTCCTCTGCTACGCCCTCGATAAGGGACTCGTCGATGGAGTCGTGACCTCAAAGAGGGTGAAGGGGTTCGAGGGCAAAGCCGTTGTCGCGCGCAACAGGGAGGAACTGCTTGAGGCAGCTGGCAACAGCTGGAGCATTGTCCCCTTTGCAGCCAGGATAAAGGCAAAGATTGAGGAGGAAGACCTCAGGGCGGTCGCGATAGTCTGTCTGCCCTGCCAGGCCCAGTTCTTCGGCCAGATGAGGGACTTTCCGATACTCGAGACGGACTTCGGCAACAGGATTAAGTACATAATCAGCCTGTTCTGCATGGGCACCTTCGCGTTCGAGGCCTTCCTGAACTACCTCCGCGTCCGCTACGGCGTCAGGGCGGAGGACATAAAGGACATCCGCCTGGGTAGGGAGTTCCTGGAGGTTCACCACGACGACACAGTTCTCGCGATACCGCTGAAGGAGGCCTACTCATACCTCCAGACTGGCTGTCTGGTGTGCACTGACTACGCGGGACTGTGGAGCGACATCTCGGCTGGATTCGTCGAGAGCGAACCCGGATGGACGGTACTTATAACGAGGAACGTCCGCGGGGAGGAGCTCGTGAAAGGGGCGGAAAAAGAGGACTACATAGAGCTCCGTGACGGTGTTCACGTCCTTGGAGATGTCCTGAAGAGGGCGAGAGAAAAGGTCGCCAGGGCGCAGAGGAACATGGCTCAGCTCTTCTGA
- a CDS encoding NADH-quinone oxidoreductase subunit B family protein encodes MLMEKLKVLHVDFAGCEGCNVSIIRAYPKLMNEIDLDISYLRDGSCQYGEYDVALITGGACMNEPRILEELKEIREKARVVVAFGSCASLGGILRFARGGQEPRPDHRNFQPINSVIPVDYSIPGCPPTPQMLQSFFKFFMAGNESRLRLFKVTAGLKKLSGFDLIDDIVLTGLCIGCGACELSCPTGAIRLVEKRPTIIQERCIRCGTCYIRCPRASQLICLGGEKP; translated from the coding sequence ATGCTCATGGAGAAGCTCAAGGTTCTCCACGTGGATTTTGCCGGGTGTGAGGGATGCAACGTCAGCATAATCAGAGCTTATCCCAAGCTGATGAACGAGATAGACCTCGACATCTCCTACCTCCGCGACGGTTCCTGCCAGTACGGCGAATACGACGTTGCCTTAATAACGGGCGGGGCCTGCATGAACGAACCCAGAATTCTCGAGGAGCTGAAGGAGATAAGGGAGAAGGCCAGGGTCGTTGTCGCCTTCGGCTCTTGCGCGTCGCTCGGCGGAATACTGCGCTTCGCCCGAGGGGGCCAGGAGCCGAGGCCCGACCACAGGAACTTCCAGCCAATAAACAGCGTAATACCAGTTGACTACTCAATTCCCGGCTGTCCCCCAACGCCGCAGATGCTCCAGTCGTTCTTCAAGTTCTTCATGGCGGGGAACGAGTCGAGGCTCAGGCTGTTCAAGGTGACCGCTGGCCTGAAGAAGCTGAGCGGATTTGACCTCATCGACGACATAGTTCTCACGGGCCTGTGCATAGGCTGTGGCGCCTGCGAGCTGTCCTGCCCGACCGGCGCGATAAGGCTCGTGGAGAAGAGGCCAACCATAATCCAGGAGAGGTGCATAAGGTGTGGAACTTGCTACATCCGCTGTCCGCGCGCTTCCCAGTTGATATGCCTCGGGGGTGAAAAGCCATGA
- a CDS encoding nickel-dependent hydrogenase large subunit, which yields MKALGEITLDKVCRIAGEAKLILYEEDGVVQDALFIATAPVRGFEKMVVGKNPLFAVEAVMRICGLCHASHGIAASEAIEHAIGVTPPRNGRLMREALGLINRAQSHALLFLMVAGDLIKEEKRNDVLFKLMDFHAKISDYLLKLGGAATHPPNLTIGGMLSVPKWSVFNNLKARFKDLTASWEAAEELLIDEDIQTEIADELREAKRPFKYLASGFFYGDRYNIEWDKVSSVPYYEFRKEEAARESTTLVSFYDGEKVETGPRARMITYREFRDESLYGLHLARIEDTRLAIQRLGEILDEIRIEEPFRTGDITFRPGKGVGVYEAPRGTLIHYVELGEEGRVLKSRIVVPTMFNIPVMEEMAKGLSVKAAEAVMRLYDPCIPCTTHVVRLR from the coding sequence GTGAAGGCTTTGGGCGAGATAACCCTCGATAAGGTGTGCAGGATTGCGGGTGAGGCCAAGCTCATCCTGTACGAGGAAGACGGGGTTGTTCAGGATGCCCTCTTCATAGCAACCGCCCCTGTTAGGGGCTTCGAGAAGATGGTCGTCGGAAAGAACCCCCTCTTTGCCGTCGAGGCCGTCATGAGGATATGCGGCCTCTGCCACGCCTCCCACGGCATAGCGGCGAGTGAGGCCATAGAGCACGCCATAGGGGTTACTCCCCCGAGGAACGGCAGGCTCATGCGGGAAGCCCTCGGCCTGATAAACAGGGCCCAGAGCCACGCTCTGCTCTTCCTCATGGTCGCGGGCGACCTGATTAAGGAGGAAAAGAGGAACGACGTGCTCTTCAAGCTCATGGACTTTCACGCAAAAATAAGCGACTACCTGCTCAAGCTCGGTGGTGCTGCTACCCACCCACCGAACCTGACGATAGGTGGCATGCTCTCAGTTCCGAAGTGGAGCGTCTTCAACAACCTGAAGGCGAGGTTCAAAGACCTCACCGCAAGCTGGGAGGCCGCCGAGGAGCTTTTAATCGACGAGGACATCCAGACCGAGATTGCGGATGAGCTTAGGGAAGCCAAAAGGCCCTTCAAATACCTCGCGAGCGGCTTCTTCTATGGGGACAGGTACAACATCGAGTGGGACAAGGTCTCAAGCGTTCCCTACTACGAATTCAGGAAGGAGGAGGCCGCGAGGGAATCAACGACGCTCGTCTCGTTCTACGACGGCGAGAAGGTCGAGACGGGACCGAGGGCGAGGATGATCACGTACCGCGAGTTCAGGGACGAGTCCCTCTACGGTTTACACCTCGCGAGAATAGAGGATACGAGGCTGGCCATCCAGAGGCTCGGCGAAATCCTGGACGAGATAAGGATAGAGGAGCCATTCAGGACTGGTGACATAACTTTCAGGCCGGGGAAGGGAGTTGGCGTTTATGAAGCTCCAAGGGGGACGCTCATCCACTACGTCGAGCTCGGAGAGGAGGGAAGGGTTCTGAAGTCAAGGATAGTAGTTCCAACCATGTTCAACATCCCGGTCATGGAGGAAATGGCGAAGGGTCTGAGCGTTAAGGCGGCGGAGGCCGTTATGAGGCTCTACGACCCGTGTATACCCTGCACGACCCACGTCGTGAGGTTGAGGTGA
- a CDS encoding 4Fe-4S dicluster domain-containing protein — protein sequence MRRILHVDYSLCIGCETCEGVCEFIHHGKPNIRVYYTVTGIPIPITCRHCEKAPCMDVCPAGAIFKDYDGAVIIDPNKCIGCMMCLAVCPFGVPTFNVKLKVMTKCDMCADRRQLGMAPACSEMCPAEAIFFGKPEEIEDEIRRRTAEKIARERMSTISLEGVGRLP from the coding sequence ATGAGGAGGATTCTCCACGTGGATTACAGCCTCTGCATCGGTTGTGAGACCTGTGAGGGGGTATGTGAGTTCATCCATCACGGAAAGCCCAACATAAGAGTCTACTACACGGTAACGGGCATTCCGATTCCAATAACCTGCAGGCACTGCGAAAAGGCCCCCTGTATGGACGTGTGCCCTGCTGGAGCGATATTCAAGGACTACGACGGGGCGGTCATAATAGACCCCAACAAGTGCATAGGCTGTATGATGTGTCTGGCAGTTTGTCCCTTTGGCGTCCCAACCTTCAACGTGAAGCTCAAGGTCATGACCAAGTGCGACATGTGCGCCGACAGAAGGCAACTCGGCATGGCCCCGGCGTGCAGTGAGATGTGCCCTGCCGAGGCAATATTCTTTGGAAAGCCCGAGGAAATTGAGGACGAAATCAGGCGCAGGACGGCCGAAAAGATAGCGAGGGAGAGGATGTCAACGATATCGCTCGAGGGGGTTGGGAGGCTACCCTGA
- a CDS encoding FAD-dependent oxidoreductase — protein sequence MKGMNFAFLCREKPEPTGKKVAIIGAGPAGLAAAGYLVCQGHEVHVYDKLPEPGGLMLFGIPEFRIPIYRVRDGCERLENAFGVKFFPRTKVCFGNPNENGDDFVERRIDFEEIVKNYDAVLIATGTWNAYVPTIPGSDLEGVFPALEYLFKIKSAKLGHMDWDKVPPVEGKKVIVIGAGHTAVDAALESVNLGAEKVYLSYRRTIREAPAGAYEINLLQQRGVKWLERTMPVRIIGENGRVRAIELVKTKLSEPDETGRRRPVPIEGSNFQIDVDYVVCAVGQMPTPPFAKDTGIALDRKGRIVVDSRHMTSREGVFAAGDVVLGPSKVGRAVKDGLYAAESIHYWLMEVKE from the coding sequence ATGAAAGGTATGAACTTCGCCTTCCTGTGCCGGGAGAAACCCGAGCCTACTGGAAAGAAGGTCGCAATAATCGGTGCCGGACCGGCCGGCCTCGCCGCGGCTGGCTACCTCGTCTGCCAGGGGCACGAGGTTCACGTCTACGACAAGCTCCCAGAGCCAGGGGGGCTGATGCTCTTCGGCATTCCAGAGTTCAGGATTCCGATTTACAGGGTAAGGGACGGCTGTGAGAGGCTGGAAAACGCCTTCGGGGTAAAGTTCTTCCCGAGGACAAAGGTGTGCTTCGGCAATCCAAACGAGAACGGCGACGACTTCGTGGAGAGGAGGATAGACTTCGAGGAGATCGTGAAGAACTACGACGCGGTTCTGATAGCTACGGGAACGTGGAACGCCTACGTGCCAACCATACCGGGTTCCGACCTCGAGGGGGTCTTCCCGGCCCTCGAATACCTGTTCAAGATCAAGAGCGCCAAGCTCGGGCACATGGACTGGGATAAGGTGCCCCCCGTGGAGGGAAAGAAAGTCATCGTCATAGGGGCGGGACACACGGCCGTTGACGCGGCCCTCGAGAGCGTCAACCTTGGGGCCGAGAAGGTCTACCTCAGCTACCGCAGGACCATTCGCGAGGCCCCGGCGGGGGCCTACGAGATAAACCTCCTCCAGCAGAGAGGCGTGAAGTGGCTCGAGAGGACGATGCCCGTGAGGATAATCGGCGAGAACGGAAGGGTCAGGGCAATAGAGCTCGTCAAGACGAAGCTGAGCGAGCCCGACGAGACGGGAAGGAGAAGGCCAGTTCCAATTGAAGGCTCGAACTTCCAGATCGATGTCGACTACGTGGTCTGCGCGGTTGGCCAGATGCCAACTCCTCCCTTCGCCAAGGACACGGGAATAGCCCTCGACAGGAAGGGGAGGATAGTCGTGGACAGCAGGCACATGACGAGCAGGGAAGGCGTCTTTGCGGCCGGCGATGTTGTGCTCGGGCCCTCGAAGGTTGGAAGGGCCGTGAAGGACGGCCTGTACGCGGCCGAGAGCATCCACTACTGGCTTATGGAGGTGAAAGAATGA
- a CDS encoding 4Fe-4S dicluster domain-containing protein, with translation MLEVEKCIGCGLCAEACPFNAITIVNDSTRRITFEPEKCGSCGFECNEACPLGAIRGIPDGMTLTFEFARCRACGRKLPYTVKEAEYMASKLREAGEDDTLVYLCDDCKRKRIFDVARSYEAYVR, from the coding sequence GTGCTGGAGGTTGAGAAGTGCATAGGATGCGGGCTCTGTGCCGAAGCATGCCCCTTCAATGCAATAACAATCGTAAACGACAGCACGCGCAGGATAACCTTTGAGCCCGAAAAGTGCGGTAGCTGTGGGTTTGAGTGCAACGAAGCGTGCCCCCTGGGGGCCATAAGGGGCATTCCAGATGGGATGACGCTCACCTTTGAGTTCGCCCGCTGTCGGGCCTGCGGCAGGAAACTTCCGTACACCGTCAAAGAGGCCGAATACATGGCCTCAAAGCTCAGGGAAGCCGGTGAGGATGATACGCTCGTCTACCTTTGCGATGATTGCAAGAGGAAGCGGATATTTGACGTGGCCCGAAGTTATGAAGCCTACGTGAGGTGA